From a region of the Bacillus sp. 2205SS5-2 genome:
- the hppD gene encoding 4-hydroxyphenylpyruvate dioxygenase: MQEEKVMKQMKSEDFFPVTDVDYLEYYTGNAKQSMHFFCKTFGFKPVAYSGLETGNRESVSYVLQQRNIRLVVTGSLSEETRVAEFVKKHGDGVRDIALTVDNVEKAYESAVSRGAIEVQPPSEISDEYGSVKKAVIGTYGDTIHTLMERKDYTGAFMPGFEKVDFTIPYADAGLIAIDHVVGNVERMEEWVSYYEKVMGFKELRHFTDSDINTEYSALMSKVMHNGGRIKFPINEPAEGKRKSQIQEYLEFFNGPGVQHLALLTEDIVETVSVLKENGVEFLATPDSYYEMLSERVGEIDEEISRLKELSILVDRDDEGYLLQIFTKPIVDRPTLFIEIIQRKGARGFGEGNFKALFESIEREQERRGNL, encoded by the coding sequence ATGCAAGAAGAAAAAGTAATGAAGCAAATGAAATCAGAAGATTTTTTTCCAGTGACCGATGTGGATTACCTTGAGTATTACACAGGGAATGCAAAACAATCGATGCACTTTTTTTGTAAAACATTTGGATTTAAACCGGTTGCGTATTCGGGGCTAGAAACAGGAAATCGTGAATCAGTGTCCTATGTATTACAACAACGAAATATTAGGTTAGTGGTGACGGGAAGCTTAAGTGAAGAAACGAGAGTTGCAGAGTTTGTGAAAAAACATGGTGATGGCGTTCGCGATATTGCCTTAACGGTAGACAATGTGGAGAAAGCATATGAATCGGCTGTATCAAGAGGGGCGATTGAAGTTCAACCACCTAGTGAAATAAGTGACGAATATGGTAGTGTGAAAAAAGCGGTAATAGGAACGTACGGAGATACGATTCACACCCTTATGGAGCGAAAAGACTATACCGGTGCATTTATGCCAGGTTTTGAAAAAGTGGATTTCACGATCCCGTATGCAGACGCAGGTCTTATTGCCATCGATCATGTCGTCGGAAATGTGGAGCGAATGGAAGAGTGGGTGAGCTATTATGAAAAGGTCATGGGCTTTAAAGAGCTACGACATTTTACCGATAGTGACATCAATACAGAGTACTCTGCTCTAATGTCGAAGGTGATGCACAATGGTGGAAGAATTAAGTTTCCTATTAATGAGCCGGCAGAAGGGAAAAGAAAATCACAAATTCAAGAATATCTAGAATTTTTTAACGGTCCTGGAGTGCAACATTTAGCACTCTTAACAGAGGACATCGTAGAGACGGTTAGTGTCTTAAAAGAAAATGGGGTTGAGTTTTTAGCGACGCCAGACTCCTATTATGAAATGCTGTCAGAGCGAGTCGGTGAGATTGATGAAGAAATTTCTAGATTAAAAGAGTTAAGTATTCTAGTTGATCGTGATGATGAAGGATATTTATTACAAATATTCACGAAGCCGATTGTGGATCGACCGACTTTGTTTATTGAAATCATTCAACGGAAAGGAGCGCGAGGTTTCGGAGAAGGGAACTTCAAGGCCTTATTTGAATCGATTGAACGGGAACAAGAACGTCGAGGGAATTTATAA